A stretch of DNA from Candidatus Binatia bacterium:
CCAGGCGGAACCGATGAGGCCAGCTTGGCAACCTCCATCGCGAGGAATCCCTTCTGGCGGGTGGGCGACCTGATTCGCCAGCACCCACTCAACTGCAACCACCCCGACGGTTGCACCACTTTTCCGGAATTCGTCCCCGCCGAGTCCCGCGAGCGCGAGCAGAATATCCAATCGCGGATACTGCAGCGGGCCTGGTTTTGGGCCGGTTGGATGGTCGACGATGCCTTGCTGCGTTCCGAGGATGATTTTGCGACAATCTCCGGCGACTACTTCTACCCGCTGCACCACGGCGTCTGGAATGGGCATTATGCCTTTATCACCGCTCGGATGTCGGCCCTGAAAGCGAACGCCGCGGCCAAAATTCGGCCTTGGCACCACGCCCGTGCCGGACACGGCAAATGGGCCAGCATTCGGCCCTTCCTGGTCTTCAAGCACAGCGAATTCCAGCGCCCGATGGTCGGCAAGAGCGACCCCAGATACTTCTGGAACCAACGATTGATGAGCAACCTCGCTCGCATGTGGCTGTATCTGGTTCATGCCGACCTGGAACGATCCGGCAGCGCTTTTGATCGGGAGGGCACCGCCAAGGCGATGAACTTCGTGCGGCTCAACTGGCTGGATAGCGTCGACCCCGGTGGCGACCGGGCGGCTACCGACCAGCTATTCAGCGAGATTGTCGCCATGCTTCGTGAGGCCGACGAACTGCGCGAGCAGCACCACACAGACGACCTGTATGACTACCTGCCTGTCGATGCCGTCGTCCTGGACTGAGAGATGGACGAGTTCCTTCTGCGCAGACACGCCGGAACACGGGAGCAACGCGACCCGGCACATCCTCTATCCCGACGGCGACTGGAAAGCCCGACCCCAAAGACGCGTTCGCGGCATCGGAATCATTAGTCGTTTCGCAGGCAGCCCTCTGATAGGCTCCTGCCATACCGATGGTCGCGACTGGTCCCGATAGCTCAAGCCCTGCCGAGATCCGGCTGGAGGATGTGTCGATGTCCTTTGGCTCTCGCTCGGTCCTGAATGACTTCAGCGGTTGCTTTCCGGCGGGGAAAATCAGCGTCGTACTCGGGGGCAGCGGTGCGGGGAAAAGCACTCTGCTGCGATTGATCGGGGGCCTCATCGCCCCCGATTCGGGAACCATCGAGGTCGCCGGCACATCGGTCGTCGGGTCCAATCCGCGCGAATTACGCGCCGTCCGCGATCAGGTCGCAATGCTTTTTCAGGGCGGCGCCCTCCTCGACTCGCTGAACGTCTTTGACAATATTGCCCTCCCTCTCCGCGAGCATACCGCGCTCACCGCGGGGGAAATCGAGGCGCGGGTCCACGAAGCGCTCGAGAGCGTCGGCTTGCGCCGGGTCGACCACCTGCTTCCAGGTGAATTATCCGGCGGGATGCTGCGCCGCACCGCGCTCGCACGCGCCATCGTCCACCAACCCCGCATTCTTCTATGCGATGAGCCATTTTCCGGGTTGGACCCAATATCGGTCCGCCGCATCGAGGAACTACTGGTTGATCTGAACCGTGAGCACGGCATGACGATCCTTGTGGTCTCCCACCATATTCCCTCCACCATGCGGATGGCCGATCACGTGCTCCTGTTTCTTGGTGACCGCCACGTATCAGGCACGCCAGACGAGATGCGCGCCCGACCCGAAACGGAAATCGCGGCTTTCTTCGAGGAGAGTCGGCCCGCGGGGAGCCTCGGATGAACGCAACACTCCAGGCCATCCGTCAACTCGGTTTTCAGACCCTGACCGCGATCCAGCGCCTCGGCCAGTTTCTTTTTTTCTCGGCCCAGCTCCTGGCAGCTATCATCCAGCCACCATGGCGCGGGCGTCGGCTGGTCGAAGAGACCTGGCTGCTGGGCGTTCTTTCCCTGCTGGTCGTCTCCATATCCGGGCTGGCGGTTGGCATGGTTCTGGGTCTGCAGGGATATAATACCCTGGTTCGCTTCGGCGCCGAGGGCGCGCTGGGAACCGTCGTCGGCCTGAGTCTGATTCGAGAGCTGGGACCGGTCCTTACCGGCTTGTTGGTCACCGGACGAGCGGGCTCCGCTACCGCCGCCGGAATCGCGTCCATGGTCACGACCGAACAGCTCGATGGTCTGCGCATGATGTCGATCAACCCGCTGCAAAGCGTCGTTGCCCCCAAGGCATTGGGCATGATCTTGATGATGCCGATTCTGACCGCCATTTTTGTCCTTTTCGGTCTGGCAGGTGGCTATTTTGTCGGGGTCGAATTGATGGGGATGGATCCAGGCGCCTTTCTCAGCGGCCTGCAGGACTCAATTCGTTTCGCTGACGATATCGGCGCCTGTTACGTCAAGTCGTTGCTCTTTGGGACTCTGGCCGGGCTCATCGCCACTTTCCAGGGATACACCGCCACACCGAGCGCCGAAGGCGTCAGTCGCGCTACGACGTCCACCGTGGTCTTCACCTCGGTCGCGATTCTGATCAGCGATTATTTCGTCACGGCCTTATGGGGATTCGAGATATGATGACACGTTCACCTGCACGCGATCTGATCGCCGGACTCTTCGTGATCTTCGGCATGATTGCCGTTGCCGTATTGGCCTTCCGCGTCGGCCAGGACCCCTTTGCCGAAAAGGGCGGCCTGGTCCTTTTTGCGACCTTCGATGAAGCTGCGGGACTCAAAAAGCTCGCTCCGGTAGATATCGCCGGGGTCAGGGTCGGGCGCGTTCGGGCCATCGCGCTCGATGACGACTACCGGGCTCGTGTCCGCATGGAACTCGACGGGTCGCTGGAGCTTCCGACCGACACCAGCGCATCGATCGTCACTGCCGGCGTCCTCGGCGATCGCTATATTTCCCTCCAGCTCGGGGGTGAGGACCTGATTCTTACCTCCGGCGAAGAAATCAGCTTCACCGAGTCTGCGGTTATTCTGGAACGCTTGATCGGCAAAGTTCTCGACAATGTCGGGGCGCCCAACTAAAGCTCGATTGTGCTCGGGAAGACTCCAGATCGGTTCCGCCGAACTCTTTTTACTCTCCTGCTCCTGATGGGAGCCTTCGGGGCTTCGGCGAGTCTGGCTGCCGGGACGAATCCCATAGACCCCACCGCAGAGTTGGAGACTGTCGAAGGGAACGCCGATCCCGAGGGACGTGACCCTCTCGAGCCCATGAATCGCGCTATCTTCGGCTTCAACGAGGACCTCGACGATTGGGTCCTTCAGCCGGTCGCCAGCACGTGGGACTTTATCGCCCCGAAACCCATCGAATACGCAATCGAGAATTTCTACGACAACCTGCTCTTTCCGGTGCGATTCGTAAATCTTCTCCTGCAAGGCGAGCTTGATCCGGCCGCGCTCGCGTTGAGTCGATTTTGCGTCAACACAACTCTCGGGATCGGCGGCATTTTCGACGCAGCCAGCTTTCTGGATCTGGAACGCCAAAGGGCCGACTTCGGACAGACGCTCGGCAAATGGGGCGTCCCGCCCGGGCCCTACCTCGTACTGCCCTTGTGGGGGCCTTCAAATCCTAGAGATTCGGTCGGACTTCTGGTGGACGGATATCTCGGAATCACCACATTTTTCATCGACTGGCCAATT
This window harbors:
- a CDS encoding VacJ family lipoprotein, whose product is MLGKTPDRFRRTLFTLLLLMGAFGASASLAAGTNPIDPTAELETVEGNADPEGRDPLEPMNRAIFGFNEDLDDWVLQPVASTWDFIAPKPIEYAIENFYDNLLFPVRFVNLLLQGELDPAALALSRFCVNTTLGIGGIFDAASFLDLERQRADFGQTLGKWGVPPGPYLVLPLWGPSNPRDSVGLLVDGYLGITTFFIDWPILIGSVVADTINRRALLLGQVEDLKDASLDLYIAARDAYGQQRQERILGAEEAGRQRDEELYFFDDFDEEEW
- a CDS encoding MlaE family lipid ABC transporter permease subunit yields the protein MNATLQAIRQLGFQTLTAIQRLGQFLFFSAQLLAAIIQPPWRGRRLVEETWLLGVLSLLVVSISGLAVGMVLGLQGYNTLVRFGAEGALGTVVGLSLIRELGPVLTGLLVTGRAGSATAAGIASMVTTEQLDGLRMMSINPLQSVVAPKALGMILMMPILTAIFVLFGLAGGYFVGVELMGMDPGAFLSGLQDSIRFADDIGACYVKSLLFGTLAGLIATFQGYTATPSAEGVSRATTSTVVFTSVAILISDYFVTALWGFEI
- the mlaD gene encoding outer membrane lipid asymmetry maintenance protein MlaD, with the translated sequence MMTRSPARDLIAGLFVIFGMIAVAVLAFRVGQDPFAEKGGLVLFATFDEAAGLKKLAPVDIAGVRVGRVRAIALDDDYRARVRMELDGSLELPTDTSASIVTAGVLGDRYISLQLGGEDLILTSGEEISFTESAVILERLIGKVLDNVGAPN
- a CDS encoding ATP-binding cassette domain-containing protein, translated to MSFGSRSVLNDFSGCFPAGKISVVLGGSGAGKSTLLRLIGGLIAPDSGTIEVAGTSVVGSNPRELRAVRDQVAMLFQGGALLDSLNVFDNIALPLREHTALTAGEIEARVHEALESVGLRRVDHLLPGELSGGMLRRTALARAIVHQPRILLCDEPFSGLDPISVRRIEELLVDLNREHGMTILVVSHHIPSTMRMADHVLLFLGDRHVSGTPDEMRARPETEIAAFFEESRPAGSLG